In Nonomuraea sp. NBC_00507, the following are encoded in one genomic region:
- a CDS encoding TIGR03619 family F420-dependent LLM class oxidoreductase has translation MEVGLAVPQYGRFAALRSVLDVARAAEEMGFAGLWAGDRLMTPLRPKDRYPGGGGIPEAHRVFLDPFAVLSVAASATSTVRLGTSALNACWYPPPVLARSLATIDHLSGGRLAAGLGLGWSSDEYAANGVPWKDRAKRYEATLDALEAIWGTDPVSFEHELWTVVPSHIEPKPAHRLPLYLAGFSEPALRRIGRRADGWLTGPLPIPMLTAMWRTVCESAEQAGRDTGTLRMVMRCNPVVTDQGRPPRSGTVAELAAYLATAAEAGVHELILDLQLTATSDQHLLELAADIRSRL, from the coding sequence GTGGAGGTCGGGCTGGCGGTGCCGCAGTACGGCAGGTTCGCCGCGCTGCGCAGCGTGCTCGACGTGGCGCGGGCGGCCGAGGAGATGGGGTTCGCCGGGCTGTGGGCAGGCGACCGGCTGATGACGCCGCTGCGGCCGAAGGACCGCTATCCGGGCGGAGGCGGCATCCCGGAGGCGCATCGGGTGTTCCTGGACCCGTTCGCGGTGTTGTCGGTGGCCGCCTCGGCGACCTCCACCGTGCGGCTGGGCACCAGTGCGCTGAACGCCTGCTGGTATCCGCCGCCCGTCCTGGCCCGCTCCCTCGCCACGATCGACCACCTCAGCGGCGGCCGGCTCGCCGCCGGCCTCGGGCTCGGCTGGTCCTCCGACGAGTACGCCGCCAACGGCGTGCCGTGGAAGGACCGGGCCAAGCGATACGAGGCCACCCTGGACGCACTGGAGGCGATCTGGGGCACGGACCCGGTCTCGTTCGAGCACGAGTTGTGGACGGTCGTGCCCAGCCACATCGAGCCCAAGCCGGCCCACCGCCTGCCGCTCTACCTGGCCGGTTTCTCCGAGCCCGCGCTACGCCGCATCGGCCGCCGGGCCGACGGCTGGCTGACCGGCCCGCTGCCCATCCCCATGCTCACGGCGATGTGGCGGACGGTGTGCGAGAGCGCCGAGCAGGCCGGCCGCGACACCGGGACGCTGCGCATGGTCATGCGCTGTAACCCCGTCGTGACCGACCAGGGCCGCCCGCCGAGGAGCGGCACCGTGGCCGAGCTCGCGGCCTATCTGGCCACCGCGGCGGAGGCCGGGGTCCACGAGCTGATCCTGGACCTTCAGCTCACCGCCACGAGCGACCAGCACCTGCTGGAGCTGGCCGCGGACATCAGATCACGCCTGTAA
- the tpx gene encoding thiol peroxidase, which yields MSDVTLRGNPITVGGTFPQAGGSAPAFRLVGNDLAERSLEDFGQATKVLNIFPSVDTGVCAASVRRFNQVAAEHPGVEVLCVSADLPFAQKRFCGAEGLDNVTMLSLMRGREFLTDYGVALESGPMAGLAARAVVVLDGDNKVIYSELVPEIAQEPDYDSALKALR from the coding sequence ATGTCCGACGTCACCCTCAGGGGCAACCCCATCACCGTGGGCGGCACCTTCCCGCAGGCCGGCGGCAGCGCGCCCGCGTTCCGCCTGGTGGGCAACGATCTGGCGGAGCGCTCCCTGGAGGACTTCGGCCAGGCGACCAAGGTGCTCAACATCTTCCCGAGCGTCGACACCGGCGTCTGCGCGGCCTCGGTGCGGCGCTTCAACCAGGTGGCCGCCGAGCACCCCGGCGTCGAGGTGCTCTGCGTGTCCGCCGACCTGCCGTTCGCGCAGAAGCGGTTCTGCGGCGCGGAGGGGCTCGACAACGTGACCATGTTGTCGCTCATGCGCGGCCGCGAGTTCCTGACCGACTACGGCGTGGCGCTGGAGTCCGGGCCGATGGCGGGGCTGGCCGCGCGGGCGGTCGTGGTGCTCGACGGCGACAACAAGGTGATCTACTCCGAGCTGGTGCCGGAGATCGCGCAGGAGCCGGACTACGACAGCGCGCTCAAGGCACTCAGGTAG